The Coleofasciculus chthonoplastes PCC 7420 sequence GCTACCCCAACAGATGTGCCAGTGCTGTTTGAACTCATTCAAGCACTGGCTGAGTATGAGAAGCTGTCTCACCTAGTCACAGGGACGATGGACGCTCTCCAAGACCACTTGTTTGGCGCTAAACCTTATGTTGAGGCAATTCTGGCAGAGTATGAGGGGCAGACGGTAGGCTTTACCCTGTTTTTCTCTAACTATTCCACCTTTTTGACCAAACCGGGAATTTACATCGAAGATTTGTTCGTGCGCCCGGAATTTCGGCGTCAGGGTATCGGAAAAGCGTTGCTAACCTATATTGCCCAACTAGCGGTAGAACGGGATTGTGGGCGCTTAGAGTGGTCAGTCTTGGACTGGAATGAACCTGCGATCGCGTTTTATCAGCGCCTCGGTGCTACAGTGTTACCAGACTGGCGCATTTGCCGAGTCACAGGGGATGCGCTTCCCCAACTAGCAACACAAACCTTATATAATCTTTAAATTGGTTTACAACTTATGTCGCCAAGGCTAATGAAATATCAAAAACTGTGTTTTTCCTCTTGCCGTCAGTGATCCCAGTCTTTTACAAAAATAAGTAGATCTACTTAAGATTTTGATTAACTGTTTCAGGGAATGAGGAGAACATCATGATTTGGGTGAATGAACAGGTTGATCCCGGAGGTCTGATTTATTCGTGCATCGCTTGTCGTGACGAGGCACAAGCCAAAGACTGCCATGAATCGTTCCAGCAGAACTTGACAGAAGAGCAAAAATCAGCAGGTTGGGTAGCGCGTCTGAGAACCGTCAGTTCCTGGGATGAGGTGCCAGTTAATGCGTTGAAGCTGGACTGAGGATATTTTTACAGCCTTTCAATTTCGCAATAAGGGTGTTACTGACAACACCCTTACAAGCATCAAACAAGTGAAAGGATCAGACAATGAAGAAAACAAATATATTATCTCGTTTATTTTATAAATTGTATATTTTATCTTCTCCTAGCTCACCTAAACTGTTCTGTCCTAATGAAGAAGATATTTATTTAGTTTCTTATCCCAGATCGGGCAATACTTGGATGCGAGCTATGTTAGCTCATATCTTATATGGAGATTCTGGAACAAGTATTAAAGATCTTCAGTATTATATTCCAGATATTCATGTAAAAACCTACTTAAATGAAGTTATTGATACGGAACAGCATATTATAAAAAGTCATTACCAGTACTATAGTTCACCTAAGCAGTGTCAAAAGAAATACAAGCGAGTAATTTATTTAATTCGAGATCCTAGGGATGTCGTTTTGTCTTTTTATCGATACCATAAAAAACTTTATGATTATCAGTGGGAGTTTAATGAATTTGTATTGGATTGGCTAAATGGTAGGATTTGGCCAAGCTCATGGCAAGAACATGTAAATTGCTGGACAGGAAACAGCAAACATGAACTAGGATTTGACTTGCATTGTATTCGATATGAAGACCTACTGTCAGATGTTAATCATGAACTGATTAAACTAGCCAATTTCCTAGGGATTAATGTGACCAAAAAATCTGTACAGTATGCAGTGGAATCAGCATCTGTTGAAAATATGCGTTTGAAAGAAAAACAAGGAATGAGGGCTGATGAGATAGCCGATGACTTTCAATTTATTGGCTCGGCAAGTTATAAACAATGGGAAGAAAAAATAACAGCTAAACAAGTTGATTTAATTATTCAGTATGCTGAAGAACCGATGAAGCGATATGGATACTTATAAAATTCATGTTTTTGTTAAAATTAATATCTATTAATTATCATGCAATCAATCATAGATCTTGAGCAATTACCACCATCATTTGCGGAATCTGAATGGCCTTGGTCTACACAAACTATATCCGTACCCAATCAAATACCTAATGGTCATGAATATCCGAGAATTAGCATTATTACTCCCAGTTATAATCAAGGACAGTTTATCGAAGAAACGATTCGGTCAGTCCTGCTACAAAATTATCCGAACCTAGAATATATCATTATTGATGGTGGAAGTACAGATAATTCAGTTGAAATTATTCGGAAATACGAACCTTGGCTTAACTATTGGGTTAGTGAACCAGATCAAGGTCAATCTGATGCGATTCAAAAAGGATTTAATTTATGTACAGGTATAATCTGGAATTGGTTGAATTCGGATGATATTCTTGAACCGAATGCCTTATATAATATTGCCATTGCCTATCAAACTAATTCTGAGGCGACAATTTATAGTGGACAGTTAACTGTTTTCGGTCAAGGAGAATCAATGTTAGCACCTAGATGTTTTCAAACATTTAATGATTTGGTCTGTGTATGGGAAAAGTGGGCAGTTCCCCAACCGGCTATCTTTATGAATCGAAAAAGCTGTATAGAAGTTAATGGATTGAATACATCACTTCACTATGGTATGGATTATGATTTGTATTTACGTCTAGCGTTACTTCCTGAATTCAATGTTCACAATATCGAAGAATTGATTGCAAAAATTCGCAGGCATCCAAACTCAAAAACAGTGAGCAAACAAATTTATTTTAGGCGTGAAATTTTAAAAGTATTTGATAGTTTTGTTAATAGAAATTATTGTAGTCTGCCCTTGAAATGGAAAAGATCTAGATTTCTTTTTGAATACATTTCAGCTTTAAAATTCAACCAAGATACTAACTCGTTGTCGTCGTTCTTCATGATCACAATGCCTTATTGGAAAGAAGTCTGGAAATATCGCTATTTTTGGGGGGCGCTCTATCAGAGAATCAAAAGTAAAATGTTGTTGAATTTATGATTAATTAATCAAGTTAAATTCTTATTGTTGGAATCAATCAAATAATGCTCGGAAAAATTAAAAACAAAATCCATTATAAATTAATTATCTTTTTAGAAAAATATACTAATTACAATTCATTAACTATAATTCTTGTATTAAGTAAACAACCTCAGTTATACTACCTATACTTTTCTTCTTCTGAAATCAATTTTCGATAAAATCAACACCATTGAACCTGCACTTCAAAAAAAATGTACTCCTTCATCTAAAAAAGATGAAATAAAAAATCTAATCATTCAAGAATTGGAGAATCATGACCATTGTTTTTTTGTTGAAAAAAGCCGAAAATCTTTATCAAGACATCAATAAAATGTCATAAAATATTTTAAACGAGTTAACTGAGAACAGTATAACCTCCGCAATTAAATCAACTAGATGCAAGTCTTACATATTAATCAATCTGATATTACAGGTGGAGCCGCGATCGCAGTCCATCGTCTGCATCAAGGTTTACTGGCTCAAGGTATTGATTCCAGACTTTTGGTCGATATCGTCACAACCAGTAGCGATCGCGTAGCTGCAATACCACCCAGACGCCGCTTAGACTATCAAATTCGTCGCTTAACTAAACATCTAGGCTTCAACGATATTCACTTAACCAGTACTTTTGAGATTGCCAAACACCCTTTTTATCAAGCTGCCGATGTTCTCCATTTTCACAACCTCCATAGTGGCTACTTTAACTATTTAGCCCTACCATCATTAACCAAAAACAAACCTGCAATCTTGACCTTACATGATATGTGGGGCATTACCGGACATTGTGCCTACAGTTTTGACTGCGATCGCTGGAAAATAGGTTGCGGGAACTGTCCCTATCCTGATACTTATCCACCTATCCAGAGAGATAACACTTATCTAGAGTGGAAGCTGAAGCATTGGGCATATAGCCACTCCCATCTAGTTGCAGTGGCGACCACGAGTCACTGGTTAGCGGAACAAGCCAAGCAAAGTATGCTAGGACGTTTACCTGTTCATCACATCCCCTATAGTATTGATACCCAAGCCTATCAGCCACTCGATCCTGAGTTGTGTCGCTCTCTACTGGGTATAACTAGGGGCAAAAAAGTTCTGATGTTTGGCGCACAGAGTCTGACGAATCCCCGCAAAGGCGGGGATCTACTACTAAAAGCCCTTTCGGGTTTACCCGACTCTCTCAAAAGCGAAATAGTTCTGCTGATTATGGGTAATCGGGGTGAAAAAATGGTGGAATCCCTGGGGATACCCAGCCTAAACCTCGGCTTTGTTGGTAGCGATCGCCTCAAAGCCATTGCCTATTCGGCAGCGGACTTATTTCTCTTCCCAACTCGTGCCGATGCATTTGGCCTAGTCGCACAAGAAGCGATGGCTTGTGCTACACCCGTTGTTTCCTTTAAAGTAGGTGGTGTTCCGGATATCGTTCGTCCAGGGATTACTGGCTACTTAGCTCAACCCGAGGATGCATCGGATTTCAGCGCGGGTATCATGCAGCTTCTAGAAGACCAAGCATTACGCGATCGCTTGGGTCAACAGAGTCGTGAGATAATATTGGAGGAATATGCTTTAGAAGTGCAGGCTCAACGATATTTACAATTATATGGGAAAGTATTAGATTCTTAAATAAGAAGACCTATGTCTAAGATATTCTTTTGTAAAGAATCAAGGATAATTTGTTAAAATTTTATAGATTATATTGTCGTTAAGTAATTATGCGGATTAGGCTCTAAGCAGAGAAAGATAGGCTAGAAATAGTGTAACGGAACGAATAAACATGGCTAAGATTACAGGAACTGATGGTAATAATATTTTAAACGCCTTGGCACAAGGTTTTGGTTTAGAGGATAACCTAATCATCGGCGGTCTAGGAGACGATACCCTAATTGGGGGCAGGCGCAATGATCGACTGGTCGGAGGAATAGGTAGCGACATTATGAAAGGGGGGTTAGGCGATGATACATATATTGTTGATTCCGATGATAAGCCCGATAATCTCATTGAAAGCTCAGGTGGCGGGTTTGATAAAGTTATTTCTACGGTTAGCTGGACACTAGGAAGAAATTTCGAGAATCTATTGCTGGTTGGCTCTGGTTCAATTAACGGTACAGGCAACAACCTCAACAATCGAATCCTTGGCAATGCTGTAGAGAACATCCTTGATGGGAGAGAAGGTAACGATTCCCTGAATGGTTATCAAGGCAATGACATTCTGATTGGGGGAGCAGGCAATGACAAACTTAATGGGGGAGAAGGCAATGACGACATGACTGGTGGAGTCGGAGATGACTCGTACTTTGTGGATAGCTTGTTAGATCAAGTTAATGAGAATTTTGGTGAAGGCAACGATGTTGTCTTCGTTGTTAATACTGCTGCTAATAACTATACACTACCAGCCAATGTAGAGGCTTTGTTTCTACGAGAAGGCGTAAGGAATGGTAACGGTAACGATCTGAACAACTATATTCAAGGAAATTCACTCGACAATATCCTAACAGGTGGTGCAGGCAATGACTTTCTCAATGCTCTTGGCGGCGCGGATGAAATGAGGGGAGGGATAGGTGATGACAGGTATGGCGTTGGGGATCTAGGGGATTTGGTTATTGAGAATTCTGGTGAAGGTTTTGATACCGTTACCTCTTCGATTAGCTATACCCTACCTGTTAATGTAGAGCAACTCATACTCCTGAGTGGATTTGGTGCAATTAACGGTACAGCAAATGATAACGGTACTATTCTGATTGGAAATGATGAGAGCAATATTCTCACTGGGGGTGTAGGTAGTGATACCTTGGAGGGCAATGCAGGCAATGACGAACTCCTTGGAGGTGCAAGTAATGATGAACTGGTTGGTGGCGTAGGAGATGACGAGTTAACTGGTGGTAGTGGTAGTGACAGACTTGAGGGAGGTGAAGGTAATGATAGGCTGATTGGTGACTTAGGCTCGGATGATGGTGTAGATGCTTGGATTGGTGGCTCTGGATCTGATCTTTTTGTCCTTGGCTTTGGTAATACGACATTCTACAATGACGGTGATCCGACAACGGCTGGAAACAAAGAATATGCCACGATTAGAGACTTTACTATTGGATCAGATAAAATTCAATTAGGTGCTAACCCCACCTATCGATTGAGATTAAATGCATCGGGAGGAACACAAGTACTGTTGGATAATCCAATCGGTTCTCATGAAATTATTGCTATTGTTAGGGGAGTCGATTTAATTGCTGCCGGGGGTTTGGCTAGTGCTAACTTTGTCTTTGTTTAATTGACGGCTACAGGAGTGAAGTTAAAAAGCTTGAGAGTCTTGCTCGTCTCGTCGGTACTGCCCAGAAATACGACTGGAGGTGAAGTCGTTCTGCACAGACATTTGTCCCAGTGGGAAGCCCTGCATCTAGTCATAGCTACCCATCATTCTCAGCCCGTAAATTCTGAGAATATTGTGCAACTCAAAGCTAACTCACTCCTAAATCGGCTTAACCATACCAGATTGTCTCGGTGGGTGCATGACATCCGTCAGTGTTTCTATCCATTTCATAACTGTAATCAGCTTCGGGATTATATCCAACAAAACCAGCCAGATTTAATTCTGACCGTAGCCCACGGTGAGTTATGCTGGATAGCTCAGCAGATGTCTGTGCAGTTGGGGATTCCCTTGGTTACATTCTTTCATGATTGGTGGCCCCACCTAGCTTACATACATGATTGGACTCAGGGAGTGATCACCCGGCGATTTCAGCGTCTTTACCAGCAAAGTCAGCTTACCTTGTGTGTCAGTGAAGGGATGCGACAAGCATTGGGAACACACTCGAATGCACAAGTGTTATTTCCCATTCCCGATAAATCTATGATAGTGACAAAAACAGAAAAGTTAACCTTTGGGGGTAAATTCAAAGTCATTTATGCGGGAATTATGGCGGAAATTTACAGTTCAATGCTGCAAGCTTTATATAGATCATTCCAAGAAATTAGTGAGATTCAGTTAGAGTTATTGGGACCTCAGCCGGATTGGTCTAAACTTGTGTTGGAACAGGTTAAAGCAGAGGGAGTCTATGCTGGTTTTATTCCCAGAGAGTTGTTAACGAATAAGTTGAGTCAGGCTCATGCCTTACTTGTTGTTATGTCTTTTGAACAGCGATATAAAACACGGATGCAAACGAGTTTTCCTTCTAAATTAGTGGACTACTGCCAGTTTGGTAAACCCATTATTATTTGGGGACCCGACTATTGTTCAGCCGTTCAGTGGGGACGTCAGTATCAGTCAGCGTTAGTTGTAACCTCCCCTTTGGAAAAAGATTTAGTGCAAGCAATCAGAGAATTGGCAACTCAACCAGAGAAACAAAATTATCTGGGAAATAAAGCTTTAGACTGGGCAAAGGGAATGTTTAATCCAGAAAAAATTCAACAACAATTTGTTGATAGTTTACATGACGTAGCTAATTTGAGTAAAGGAGGACAGGAAGTTGTATTCTAAAAAACCTATACTAGTAACTGGTTCCCATCGATCTGGTTCAAGCTGGGTGGGTAAAATATTAGCTACATCTCCCTCCGTTCGGCATATTCGAGAACCATTTAATATAAATCATCCCCAGTGTAGTTGTGGGTGTAAATTCAATTTTTGGTATCAATATATTTCTCCAGAAAATGAAGCTATTTTTTATGATCATCTTAAACATACATTTGGACTAGCTTATAACTTTAGGGGAGATATTAAAATAGAAAACAATCCTAATTCCTTTTTAGAGTTGTTAACTAAGTCAAGTAAATTTATGCTGCGTAATATCATCGGGATTAGACCTCTTGTCAAAGATCCGATGGCATTTTTTTCAGCTAGATGGTTAGCAGCAACATTCAATATGCATGTCGTGGTTTTGATTAGGCATCCAGCAGCATTTGTCAGCAGTCTCAAACGATTAAACTGGGTATTTCCGTACTCACATTTTTTAGAGCAACCTTTATTAATGAAAGATTATCTTCAACCCTTTGCAGATGAGATTGCCAAATATTGTGAAGAAGAATATGATATCATAGATCAAGCTAGTTTATTATGGAGGATAATACATTATTATATTGACGAATATCAAAAAAATTATCCGGATTGGATATTTATTCGTCACGAAGATATCTCCAGACATCCATTGATCCTATTTCAAAAATTATTTAATGCGTTAAACTTAGATTACACTGAAGCGATAGAAAAAACTATTTTAGACTATAGTAGGGTTAATGACAGAAAACAAGATTATGAGGCAGGAGAGCTAAAACGTCATAGTCAAAAAAATATAGAACTTTGGAAAAGCAGACTTACACCTTCAGAGATTGAAAGAGTCCGGACTCAAGTAGAAGATATTTCAATTAAGTTTTACTGTTCTGAAGATTGGTAATATTGGCAAGAAATATTCAATTAATAGGAATTGACTAACGGGATGTTTATGAAAAAAATAGAACAATCAGAAAAAGCACAACAAGTAGTGATTTT is a genomic window containing:
- a CDS encoding sulfotransferase domain-containing protein — translated: MKKTNILSRLFYKLYILSSPSSPKLFCPNEEDIYLVSYPRSGNTWMRAMLAHILYGDSGTSIKDLQYYIPDIHVKTYLNEVIDTEQHIIKSHYQYYSSPKQCQKKYKRVIYLIRDPRDVVLSFYRYHKKLYDYQWEFNEFVLDWLNGRIWPSSWQEHVNCWTGNSKHELGFDLHCIRYEDLLSDVNHELIKLANFLGINVTKKSVQYAVESASVENMRLKEKQGMRADEIADDFQFIGSASYKQWEEKITAKQVDLIIQYAEEPMKRYGYL
- a CDS encoding glycosyltransferase family 4 protein codes for the protein MQVLHINQSDITGGAAIAVHRLHQGLLAQGIDSRLLVDIVTTSSDRVAAIPPRRRLDYQIRRLTKHLGFNDIHLTSTFEIAKHPFYQAADVLHFHNLHSGYFNYLALPSLTKNKPAILTLHDMWGITGHCAYSFDCDRWKIGCGNCPYPDTYPPIQRDNTYLEWKLKHWAYSHSHLVAVATTSHWLAEQAKQSMLGRLPVHHIPYSIDTQAYQPLDPELCRSLLGITRGKKVLMFGAQSLTNPRKGGDLLLKALSGLPDSLKSEIVLLIMGNRGEKMVESLGIPSLNLGFVGSDRLKAIAYSAADLFLFPTRADAFGLVAQEAMACATPVVSFKVGGVPDIVRPGITGYLAQPEDASDFSAGIMQLLEDQALRDRLGQQSREIILEEYALEVQAQRYLQLYGKVLDS
- a CDS encoding calcium-binding protein, with product MAKITGTDGNNILNALAQGFGLEDNLIIGGLGDDTLIGGRRNDRLVGGIGSDIMKGGLGDDTYIVDSDDKPDNLIESSGGGFDKVISTVSWTLGRNFENLLLVGSGSINGTGNNLNNRILGNAVENILDGREGNDSLNGYQGNDILIGGAGNDKLNGGEGNDDMTGGVGDDSYFVDSLLDQVNENFGEGNDVVFVVNTAANNYTLPANVEALFLREGVRNGNGNDLNNYIQGNSLDNILTGGAGNDFLNALGGADEMRGGIGDDRYGVGDLGDLVIENSGEGFDTVTSSISYTLPVNVEQLILLSGFGAINGTANDNGTILIGNDESNILTGGVGSDTLEGNAGNDELLGGASNDELVGGVGDDELTGGSGSDRLEGGEGNDRLIGDLGSDDGVDAWIGGSGSDLFVLGFGNTTFYNDGDPTTAGNKEYATIRDFTIGSDKIQLGANPTYRLRLNASGGTQVLLDNPIGSHEIIAIVRGVDLIAAGGLASANFVFV
- a CDS encoding glycosyltransferase family 2 protein, which encodes MQSIIDLEQLPPSFAESEWPWSTQTISVPNQIPNGHEYPRISIITPSYNQGQFIEETIRSVLLQNYPNLEYIIIDGGSTDNSVEIIRKYEPWLNYWVSEPDQGQSDAIQKGFNLCTGIIWNWLNSDDILEPNALYNIAIAYQTNSEATIYSGQLTVFGQGESMLAPRCFQTFNDLVCVWEKWAVPQPAIFMNRKSCIEVNGLNTSLHYGMDYDLYLRLALLPEFNVHNIEELIAKIRRHPNSKTVSKQIYFRREILKVFDSFVNRNYCSLPLKWKRSRFLFEYISALKFNQDTNSLSSFFMITMPYWKEVWKYRYFWGALYQRIKSKMLLNL
- a CDS encoding GNAT family N-acetyltransferase, whose translation is MNKLKIRPATPTDVPVLFELIQALAEYEKLSHLVTGTMDALQDHLFGAKPYVEAILAEYEGQTVGFTLFFSNYSTFLTKPGIYIEDLFVRPEFRRQGIGKALLTYIAQLAVERDCGRLEWSVLDWNEPAIAFYQRLGATVLPDWRICRVTGDALPQLATQTLYNL
- a CDS encoding glycosyltransferase; translated protein: MKLKSLRVLLVSSVLPRNTTGGEVVLHRHLSQWEALHLVIATHHSQPVNSENIVQLKANSLLNRLNHTRLSRWVHDIRQCFYPFHNCNQLRDYIQQNQPDLILTVAHGELCWIAQQMSVQLGIPLVTFFHDWWPHLAYIHDWTQGVITRRFQRLYQQSQLTLCVSEGMRQALGTHSNAQVLFPIPDKSMIVTKTEKLTFGGKFKVIYAGIMAEIYSSMLQALYRSFQEISEIQLELLGPQPDWSKLVLEQVKAEGVYAGFIPRELLTNKLSQAHALLVVMSFEQRYKTRMQTSFPSKLVDYCQFGKPIIIWGPDYCSAVQWGRQYQSALVVTSPLEKDLVQAIRELATQPEKQNYLGNKALDWAKGMFNPEKIQQQFVDSLHDVANLSKGGQEVVF
- a CDS encoding sulfotransferase, whose amino-acid sequence is MYSKKPILVTGSHRSGSSWVGKILATSPSVRHIREPFNINHPQCSCGCKFNFWYQYISPENEAIFYDHLKHTFGLAYNFRGDIKIENNPNSFLELLTKSSKFMLRNIIGIRPLVKDPMAFFSARWLAATFNMHVVVLIRHPAAFVSSLKRLNWVFPYSHFLEQPLLMKDYLQPFADEIAKYCEEEYDIIDQASLLWRIIHYYIDEYQKNYPDWIFIRHEDISRHPLILFQKLFNALNLDYTEAIEKTILDYSRVNDRKQDYEAGELKRHSQKNIELWKSRLTPSEIERVRTQVEDISIKFYCSEDW